The Prionailurus viverrinus isolate Anna chromosome X, UM_Priviv_1.0, whole genome shotgun sequence genome segment ggaccagatggcttcaaactgtctctaccaaatgtccttccagcagtggaacctcTTTTACTTGTGTGgaccgagaacctcccggaccccactctgttcctggggattcacccttcccaccagagcaccgtgAGGTATCGAGCTGaagagttgcagactttgcgctccccttgtttacaatcttaatggaatttaaaccctctcctttctcctttctccctttttagtttagtccctgcggctgtttccaattttctactttctctccagctgctttcggGGAGGGgtacttttcccatattctcctccccccctccccagtctccatcctctctccgcctGCAAAAGCCATTCCctaccctctgcagcttctcgctccccaaattcacctctcagcaccatgtacctgctgaattctttggttcaggttgtgcagattgttgcattaatcctccaatcagttttctaggtgtgtaggatggtttagtattggtctggctgtatttcatggacgcaagacacacaaaaaacttccatgctgttctgccatcttggctcttccctcactgtggtttttactctgcatttccttaatgactaatggtGTTGAGAGGTGTTTCATGTGCTTTATGGCcccttgtatatcttctttggagaaatgtctattaagaccctttttccactttttaaattgggttgtttgtcctTTTATTGTTGAGCTGCAAgggttcttcatatattcttgtcagatatgtgattggcaaatattttctctcgcTCTGTTGGTGGGATTTTTACTCTTTTGATAGTGTCCATTGGTGCACAACagcatttaattttgataaagtccaatgtatctatttttttctttggttgcttgtgcttttggtgtcatatataagaaaCACTTGCCTAATCCATGATGACTTacgcctatgttttcttccaagatttttatagttttagctcttacctttagatctttcatccactTATAGGCTATGTTTGTACATGATGTGAATCAGGGGGTCAAAATTCCTTGTTGTGCATATTtctatccagttgtcccagcaccatttgctgaaaagactatttttcttCCTACCAGATTATTTTCCAACACTCTCATTTGACAGTCAATTGGCCataaatgtgagggtttatttgTGGACTCTCCATTCTACTCCATTGATTCATGTACTGTCCATCTGCCAGcaccacacagtcttgattactatagctttgtagcaagttttgaaattgggaagtgtgaatcctctaactttgttcttctctttcaagattgttttggcacACTTACGTATGAACTTTAGGATAACCTTGTCAATTTTTGCAAAGAAGGATTTTGACAGgcattgtgttgaatctgtagatttctctAGCTATtactgccatcttaacaatattaacatATTTAGCAATATTCCAACCCCATGGAAATGgggtgtcttttcatttatttaattttttcaacaacaTTTTATAGATTTAGGAATATAAGATTTGTGCTTCTTTTGTTACATTTGTTCCCATGTATTTTACTactttgatgctattgtgaatgggcttgttttcttaatttcatttttggactCCTCATTGCAAGtacatagaaatacaaatgagTTTTGCATATTGGCCTTTTATCCTGCAACCCTGCTGAGTTTGTGTattagttctagtaatttttttggtggattctttcagattttccatatataagaCAATCTCATTGAGCATTATACTGTTTTTAAACTCTTCACATGTATAATAGTATGATTCCTTTTCCACgggtccactttttttttcttttggaagctAACTCtccaaaaagttatttttccaaatttcctgtGAGTTTCTTTGATTcactgcctcccccctccccaagttGCTGTCCAACCCACCCTTATTCCCATGCACACCCAACACTCACTTCTGAGACCACTCGAGTTTCATCCCAGACTGAGTGGAGAAAGCCTGCACCATTTCCTGCTGCTCCTGGGAGAGGGTGGGCATGGAGCTGGAGGTGGGTGTAGGCACTCGGATGGAGAACGCACTCTGAGTCTCACTGGGGGTGGCCTCTCTCACAAACAGCTCATCATTCACGATGCATATACTGGAGGGAAAATGTGCCCTCAGGCAACTGAATGGATGTACAACTCCACATCCCTAACAATGATCTCACTCCCACTGCCACTCAGCAACCAGATTCCTTCCATACCCCTACTGTGCCTGTCCTCCAGATTGCTTGGCTGGTACCTCTACCCCTCCCAAAGAGACCACTTTTGCAGAGACTATCTACCAGCCTCAGTAGATATGCACTTaccctgcagcccagggatgAGTTTACACTCACATTTATCCCTTACAATAGCCCAAGGGAGTGGACAGTCTAATCCCCATTTTTCAGGGAAGGCAATGAGTCACAGAGAGGTCATGTGACTTAACCAAGGTCATACACACCTAGAGAATGCTGGGGTCAGGAAGAGAACTCAGTGTTCTAACTCCAGcgcccatgctcttaaccaccagACTAGACTGCTCCTTGGATATCTACCTGTTGGCTTTCCACAATACTGAGAAAACCAAGATGTCTACACCACCATGCTCCTACACCCCTGGGCCTGGGCTGGGATGGCATTCCCACCTACAACATAGTACTCACCTGGAATTGCTGGCAGGGGTAACAATGAAGGTCCGGGTGAAGGCACGAACAGAACCCTGAGATCTTCCTTCCACTTTAACAACAAACAACAATACTCCCTTAGAGTCACACATGCTTCACATGCTCACACAGTGTTCTCCAGTCAGGGTATTCCTTGATACTCATGCTGGGAGGGACAATTGTTCATTGGGATCCATGGTATCTGGTATGGAGATGGCAACAGTAGGAGCAATCTGCTCCCAGTGATAGGGCCTCTACTATGTCACAGGTGCTGTGACAAACTCTTCACAAGTTCACTTGATTCATTttctgcagctgcccgagaggtgggtattattagccccattttgcaAACAAGGAAACTTAGAGGTTAAGTAACTGTCCCAGGTAGTTCTCAGAGTAAGGATCTGAGATGACAGCTATCAAACTCCACAGACTGTCCCTAGTGCCAAAGCTGTGTGGGGCATACAGGCATAGACCCAGCTCAGACCAGGTTGGCTTGGGGGCAGAGTGGAGGCAGGAGAACACAGCGGgaataggaatggaaggaaagggaTCAGGGAAGCTAGGAGAGTTATCAGAGGGAGTTCAGCCAGCGGGGAGGGAGCACTGAGGCATCTGGAAAGGGGCTCTACACACACTCACCTTCCTTGAACACCCCATtgacagagaagcagagcatcATCTCCTAAAAGGGAAGAGCCCAGGTGCTAAAGTCACCTAAACTTCCTACCCAACTGTGGCTTTCTAGGACTGCCCTTGGGAGGAAGCAGGTGCTCACCGTCTGGAACCACATGTCCACCACAAAGGAGCTGAGGTCATGCTGAGTTTTGGGCAGCATACCGAGGGAGCACACAATGTCACGTTTTGTATGCTTCAGCAGCTGAACCCACAGGCCTAcgggaggaggagaagcaagCAAAGGTCAGGGCTTGCCACACCCTGGGCCCTATAATTACTCCTTCACATCCCCTTTCCCTGCCCAATCTTCCCCCATCACACGCACAGGGGTCCTTGAGCTTCTTCATATTCCTGCTTTCCTTGCAGTACCCACACAAGCTGCTTctaggagagaaagaggaataggAGGTGATGGTCTGGCCAGTGTGGGTGTTTCTAGGAGCTGCCCTGTGTCCACTGGGGAGCCACATGTCCCAGAAGCAGAGTCTGAGCTTTGCTACTCACGGGGCTTGGTCCTCCGGGTTGAAGGGAATGGTCAGGGAGAAGCAGGCCTCATGATGGTAAGCACCGAGGAGACCCTGGTGGTCTCCAGAGTCGTACATCAAGTAGTACCTGTGGGGGAGTAATAAGGACAGTCTCTCTCTGTGGTCTGGACCCAAAGTGAGATTTTGAAGACGCAGTCAGCAGTCCTGAGCTTGGGTGGCCTCACCTATCCTAGCCTTCCACTTCCCTAGATTCCCAGGTGTACTTACTGCTGCAGGAATTGCAAGACTAGACTCTTCAGTATCTCAGATCCTTTGTAGCTTTCCTGGAATCAAAAGACTTTTGAGACTATGTGGCTGATAAAGCTTCCCTCTCAATACTCCAAATGTCATTTGATCATTTTTCCTCACCTTGCAGGGCTTTATTAAGTAGGGTGTATCAATATCGAAAGTAACTGGTGGGGATAACTCCTGGCCAtcctggagaggggaagaggaagtcAGCAGTGGAGCCCAGGGAGGTGGCCCTGGATGTTCAGGGTTGAAAAGATGAGCCCAAGAGAGGGTGAGGGTAAGAGGTCAGCTCTGAAAGGGCACTGGAATTTACATGAACAAGATTATAGTGGGCGTCTTCATCATGAGGTCCTGGAAGTCTCTATTATTATATgcaatgtatgtgtgtgtgtgtgtgtgtgtatgtgtacacacacatgttaGTGGACATTTTTTCCAGAGAGTATACTCATGTCTTTTACAGGAGTCCTGGTCCCCTAAAATGGGTAAGGGTATGACACAAACATATAATCTAGGTAAGACCCAAAGGGCTTGAGGGTAGGTGTGGAGGTGATCAATGTTAGTAAAAGACAATGATGAATGTAGGCACTTACCAGACGTAACAACTTAGGAAAACAATCCTTGATGGCACTGTCCAAAACCCAAAATAGAAAGAAGTGACTGATAGGTCAGGATTGCAaagcctgcctccttcccttcccccctacctcctctccttctcctttccactGGGTAGCTCCCACCTAGACTGCCCTCACTCCCTTCTTCAGTGACCCAAGAAGCAACCTTTGGAGTCCAGGGTCCACGGCTACCTTCCCTTCcctacctcccttccttcctccaggtTCCCACTGAAGGCTCCGGAGAAAAGAGGGAATGGGGTGGGAGCGCAGGGCTCTGCTACCTCACTAAGGTCCCAGCATTCCTCAGGACCACGACACCCCCAGGGATGACCCGAGATGCTGAGGCAGGGAGGTCAGTGAGGCAAGATccaggtggcagggagggagagagaggaggaggaaaacagaAGATAGGGTGAAggtaggaggggaggggggacagagacaTAGGGGAGTAGAGACAGGGGagtaaaagaaagcaaagcaaagggaaaggaaaaaaaaacctctactatggtggtgggggccagggaggaagagagaagaagggggaaaTGGCTCCCCAGCTGCAGCCTTTTCCTTCATCTGCTCTGGTTGGCCCTGGCAGCTGAGGTAGAGATGGAAAACATGCAGGTGTTGGGCTGGGGGCCCATTGGATGCTGGTTGAAACTTTGCCACCTGTGTGAACTCAGCTTGACCTGGCCATGGGGAACGAGGCAGCCACGGGGGCAGGACACCTTCCCCAGAAGGAGTAGAGGGTCAGGCCCCAGGTCAGCATGGGGCTGAGGGCCTGTGGCCCCCTCTTATGACCACCATCTTCCCTTCTGGTGGCACCTGTGCACCTGTGCCTGTCTCAGTCAGTTCCCAGCCTGAGGATTCATACTTGTGCTGGGCTACCCAGGGCTCCTCTGAAGGAACAGCCAGGATGATGTGACATGTTGGGGGGCGGTGGGTGAGGAGGGGGCAGTGCCTCTGAGAGTCTTGTCCTTCTGTCTCCTCAAGCAcctctgctctctgccttccATTCCTGCTTCAGGAAGCCTCTGCTCATTGGCAGTCTCAGGCCCCTTGACTCAGGGAACTCCGGTTTCTCCCAAGGAAGGCCAAGCTCCTGGCATTGGGTCAGAGGAATGGATTTCATCATGGAAGCCATTCACAGCCTCGGCCCTCAGCATGGGGCAGGAAAGCCACCACGGCAGCCTGAGATTTGAGGGGGAACCATTCTGGAGCAAGGGAAGGAGGTCTCCTCTCAGAACCAGGGAGGGAAGTGCCATCTCAGCAGGAAGTAGGAAGGCCTGTCTCAGCCTGATGCCCTGGGCTGGAGGAACCTTCTCAGTCCAGGGCACCAGAATCTGGTTCAAGGTTGATCACTCCTGGCCCTGGTAAGGAGGAGAAGCCCTTCTTCCTAGAAAACATGCTTGGAGGGCATGCTAATGAATGCTGAATGCAGAGAGGTGGAAACAGACCCCAGAACAGGAAACAGGTGAGCAGGTCAGAGGAAGGAAATTCCTTACAGGTGAGGGACACATAGGAGAAGGCGGAGCCTCAGGTCCTTCCAGAGGACCAGGGTTGCAGCTTCCTGCATACATACGTTCTCAGGGACAGTTCAGGCTCCCAGGGGGCAAAGGTTCCCAGGCAGGGTGAGAGGGGTTCACACTGACCTTATGTAGGTGGACTGGTCTGGGAAGGTGTCGCACAAGGGGTTCCCGTCTAGCCAAAGTTCCTCAAGCATCAGCCCTTTCATCTTGTTTAACTCCCACACCAAGGTCAGCTGAGAAATATGGGGAGGAAGCTGGGAAGGAGTCCCAGGGAAAGAGAGACACGCGGGCCCttgcacccccagcccccacccttctACATAGGTACCTTCTCTTGCCTACTGTCATCACTCGGATGAGCACTACCACCCACTGTCACCCCCAACTTTGATCTGgctccctcttcccacctcatTTTTGGAGAGGTTCAGGATCTTGACTGTGGGGACCATCTGTATAATGTCAGACAGGCCATCCAGCTGGTACAGTTTGTTGTTGCTCAAGTTCAAGGACAACAGCTTTTGGTGAAGAAGAGTTAGAGTGACAGTTACTATCTAGGGCCTCAGAGACAAATCTGTCCTCCACCCCATGAGTTCCACCCCTACTATTGATAACAGCACTGGGACTAAGGCCTTACCTCAGGGAAATTCTCTTCAATGATCTGCAGGGTGGCAGCCATGCAGTTTCTTCGATTCAGGATTATATCAATATTATGGCCCACCAAGTCTTCAGGAAGCCAAGAGGAGGCAAACAGAAGGCTGAGAGGGGTCCAGGGCCAGCATCAACCCCTCCCCATGTTACCATTCCTCAGTCTTCCTCCCAGGCAGATCCCTGTGCCCTCACCTGCCCTAGCATTACTGCTATCAACTGTACCTGGGTCAAAGCGGAGACTCTGGAGGTCAAGAGCTTCATGGGAGACATCATAGCGTTTGTGCATGGTCAGctgcagagaaaggcagagaaatccACTCTGAGGCTCTGGTAGGGATAGGAAAATCGGgggctggaggaagaggaggtgggTC includes the following:
- the LOC125157098 gene encoding nuclear RNA export factor 2-like isoform X3, which produces MGENTQDGTPGSWFKITIPYGGKYDKTWLVNSIQSHCSVPFTPVDFHYVKNQARFFVQDASIASALKDVSYKICDEENQKISIFVIASNAPYSVRYKLKPKEMKQLKLTMHKRYDVSHEALDLQSLRFDPDLVGHNIDIILNRRNCMAATLQIIEENFPELLSLNLSNNKLYQLDGLSDIIQMVPTVKILNLSKNELTLVWELNKMKGLMLEELWLDGNPLCDTFPDQSTYISAIKDCFPKLLRLDGQELSPPVTFDIDTPYLIKPCKESYKGSEILKSLVLQFLQQYYLMYDSGDHQGLLGAYHHEACFSLTIPFNPEDQAPSSLCGYCKESRNMKKLKDPCLWVQLLKHTKRDIVCSLGMLPKTQHDLSSFVVDMWFQTEMMLCFSVNGVFKEVEGRSQGSVRAFTRTFIVTPASNSSICIVNDELFVREATPSETQSAFSIRVPTPTSSSMPTLSQEQQEMVQAFSTQSGMKLEWSQKCLKDNEWNYTRAGQVFTMLKNEGKVPEEAFKQIA
- the LOC125157098 gene encoding nuclear RNA export factor 2-like isoform X1 produces the protein MQTFKPNGGGSSHQGRKKVWSSFRGNFGKRNPHDERDGYDPQLSQHQEDDETVMMRDIQEYPQVRHTPYSTRHNKRRAKWHDEDHIHITVWRDRKLLKRQMGENTQDGTPGSWFKITIPYGGKYDKTWLVNSIQSHCSVPFTPVDFHYVKNQARFFVQDASIASALKDVSYKICDEENQKISIFVIASNAPYSVRYKLKPKEMKQLKLTMHKRYDVSHEALDLQSLRFDPDLVGHNIDIILNRRNCMAATLQIIEENFPELLSLNLSNNKLYQLDGLSDIIQMVPTVKILNLSKNELTLVWELNKMKGLMLEELWLDGNPLCDTFPDQSTYISAIKDCFPKLLRLDGQELSPPVTFDIDTPYLIKPCKESYKGSEILKSLVLQFLQQYYLMYDSGDHQGLLGAYHHEACFSLTIPFNPEDQAPSSLCGYCKESRNMKKLKDPCLWVQLLKHTKRDIVCSLGMLPKTQHDLSSFVVDMWFQTEMMLCFSVNGVFKEVEGRSQGSVRAFTRTFIVTPASNSSICIVNDELFVREATPSETQSAFSIRVPTPTSSSMPTLSQEQQEMVQAFSTQSGMKLEWSQKCLKDNEWNYTRAGQVFTMLKNEGKVPEEAFKQIA
- the LOC125157098 gene encoding nuclear RNA export factor 2-like isoform X2 — its product is MQTFKPNGGGSSHQGRKKVWSSFRGNFGKRNPHDERDGYDPQLSQHQEDDETVMMRDIQEYPQVRHTPYSTRHNKRRAKWHDEDHIHITVWRDRKLLKRQMGENTQDGTPGSWFKITIPYGGKYDKTWLVNSIQSHCSVPFTPVDFHYVKNQARFFVQDASIASALKDVSYKICDEENQKISIFVIASNAPYSVRYKLKPKEMKQLKLTMHKRYDVSHEALDLQSLRFDPDLVGHNIDIILNRRNCMAATLQIIEENFPELLSLNLSNNKLYQLDGLSDIIQMVPTVKILNLSKNELTLVWELNKMKGLMLEELWLDGNPLCDTFPDQSTYISAIKDCFPKLLRLDGQELSPPVTFDIDTPYLIKPCKESYKGSEILKSLVLQFLQQYYLMYDSGDHQGLLGAYHHEACFSLTIPFNPEDQAPSSLCGYCKESRNMKKLKDPCLWVQLLKHTKRDIVCSLGMLPKTQHDLSSFVVDMWFQTEMMLCFSVNGVFKEVEGRSQGSVRAFTRTFIVTPASNSRCLKDNEWNYTRAGQVFTMLKNEGKVPEEAFKQIA